From the genome of Medicago truncatula cultivar Jemalong A17 chromosome 2, MtrunA17r5.0-ANR, whole genome shotgun sequence:
GCTTATGATTTTCTAGGGTTTTTGTTGTTATGGTGTAGATCTTCGAATTTTGATCTTTCGGAAGCTCGTTTTGTAATAGAATTTTgagcctgtttggataaacagcttatttgcaGCTCATAACACAAGTTATGCATACGTTtagataagctatttttatagaaaaagataaaatgaagttaaattaTTCTTTAGCATGCTATAAGGTGTTTTTACAAGCTATTTCGGATAGCTTACGAAAATAAGCTGTAAATCTCCCAAATTGTCTCACAAACTTAtgcagtagataagctcaaataagccaatccaacaCAGGCCTGTTGTTCAATTTTAATAGTCTCACAAACTTACTCTGATGTTGTATTGCAGTTGACAGGCAACACTAAACCTGCATATGTAGGTCACAATTGGTCAAGTTTGTCTCGACCATTCAGGTAGCGTTTGTAATAATTCTTAAGAGTAGATGTGTTTTCAATCTTGTATAAAAATTACTCATGATCTCTTTTGTTTTGCAGTTCAAGGGCTGCTGGAAATGATGTTATTGGTATTGATTTGGGTACAACTAATTCATGTGTTTCTGTTATGGAAGGAAAGGTAAACCTTTATTGCTTAGAAAAATTATCTTCTATGTGTTCCAATATCTCCATTGATTGGATTTGTGCTGACTTGATTTATGTCATTTCAGAATCCAAAAGTCGTTGAGAATTCTGAAGGTGCACGAACCACACCATCCGTGGTTGCCTTCACTCAGAAAGGGGAGCTGCTTGTAGGCACACCAGCCAAGCGTCAGGCTGTAACTAACCCAGAAAACACTATCTCTGGTGCCAAGCGTTTGATTGGTAGGCGATTTGATGATCCTCAAACTcaaaaagagatgaaaatggtTCCATACAAGATTGTTAAGGCTCCAAATGGAGATGCATGGGTTGAAGCTAAAGGGCAGCAGTATTCACCTAGCCAGATTGGTGCCTTCGTTCTCACCAAAATGAAGGAAACTGCAGAAGCTTATCTTGGAAAGACAGTTCCTAAGGCTGTTATTACTGTTCCAGCTTATTTCAATGATGCTCAAAGGCAGGCAACAAAAGATGCCGGTAGAATTGCAGGTCTCGAGGTGCTTAGAATCATCAATGAGCCCACTGCTGCTGCACTTTCATATGGGATGAACAAGGAAGGCCTCATTGCTGTTTTTGACCTTGGTGGTGGAACATTTGATGTTTCCATTTTAGAAATTTCTAATGGTGTTTTTGAGGTatgctaatttatttattctgtCAGCCTTTTTTAACCTGTCTAAAGGAATAGTATGAGAGTACTGataacaattttcatttcaagGTGAAAGCGACCAACGGTGACACTTTCTTGGGAGGAGAGGACTTTGACAATGCCTTGTTGGATTTTCTGGTGAATGAGTTTAAGAGGTCTGAGAGTATAGACCTTTCAAAGGATAAGCTTGCCTTGCAAAGGCTCCGTGAAGCTGCTGAGAAAGCTAAGATAGAACTGTCTTCAACATCTCAGACAGAAATTAACCTGCCTTTCATCACTGCTGATGCATCTGGTGCAAAGCATCTCAACATCACATTAACTAGATCCAAATTTGAGGCTTTAGTAAATAACTTGATCGAAAGAACTAAGGCTCCATGTCAGAGCTGTTTGAAGGATGCAAACATATCTACCAAGGACATTGACGAAGTTCTTCTTGTTGGAGGGATGACTCGTGTGCCAAAAGTCCAAGAGGTGGTTTCGACAATTTTTGGCAAGTCTCCTTGTAAAGGGGTTAATCCTGATGAGGCAGTTGCAATGGGAGCAGCACTCCAGGGTGGTATCCTACGTGGAGATGTCAAAGAGCTCCTACTATTGGATGTTACACCACTCTCTCTGGGTATTGAGACTTTGGGTGGTATCTTTACAAGGTTAATCAACCGCAACACTACTATTCCTACTAAAAAGAGTCAGGTAATCCATCAAATAACAACTGTCTCTAAGTTACTAATCTTCGAAAGTGTATTCTGTCTTTACAAAGTAACTGGACATTCAAACCACACATTTTTGTTTATCAAAAACTGCTGTTGAGGTTTCTTCTTGActacaacacacacacacacacacacacacacactgttaaataacaattatttcaaGGCCTCAGGATATTGACACCTCTACACTCACATTTAAGGTTTAAGTTAATTCACTGATGATTGTtaaatgacaattatttttaagttgCCATTCTTGGCAGGTGTATTCAGTCTTTACAAAGTAATTGGATATCCAAACCATACATTTATGTTTATTAGAAATTACTGTTGATGTATCTTGTTGATTACATTACACACATTCAAGGTTTAACTTGAATTCACTGATGATTGTTAAATAGCAATTGTTTCCAAGCTGCCAATCTTTGGAAGTGTAATCAGTCTTTCCATAGTAATTTGAGTATTTTGTTGACTTG
Proteins encoded in this window:
- the LOC11434343 gene encoding heat shock 70 kDa protein, mitochondrial, with product MAAATALLRSLRRRDAASSTVTAFRSLTGNTKPAYVGHNWSSLSRPFSSRAAGNDVIGIDLGTTNSCVSVMEGKNPKVVENSEGARTTPSVVAFTQKGELLVGTPAKRQAVTNPENTISGAKRLIGRRFDDPQTQKEMKMVPYKIVKAPNGDAWVEAKGQQYSPSQIGAFVLTKMKETAEAYLGKTVPKAVITVPAYFNDAQRQATKDAGRIAGLEVLRIINEPTAAALSYGMNKEGLIAVFDLGGGTFDVSILEISNGVFEVKATNGDTFLGGEDFDNALLDFLVNEFKRSESIDLSKDKLALQRLREAAEKAKIELSSTSQTEINLPFITADASGAKHLNITLTRSKFEALVNNLIERTKAPCQSCLKDANISTKDIDEVLLVGGMTRVPKVQEVVSTIFGKSPCKGVNPDEAVAMGAALQGGILRGDVKELLLLDVTPLSLGIETLGGIFTRLINRNTTIPTKKSQVFSTAADNQTQVGIKVLQGEREMASDNKMLGEFELVGLPPAPRGMPQIEVTFDIDANGIVTVSAKDKSTGKEQQITIKSSGGLSDDEIQNMVKEAELHAQKDQERKSLIDIRNSADTSIYSIEKSLSEYREKIPAEVAKEIEDAVSDLRSAMAGDSADEIKSKLDAANKAVSKIGEHMSGGSSSGPSSDGSQGGDQAPEAEYEEVKK